In Deinococcus aquaedulcis, one DNA window encodes the following:
- a CDS encoding helix-turn-helix transcriptional regulator: MSNQLRRLRFEAGEMTQQQLAQQVGVTRQTVIAIEGGKYAPSLELAFKLAAALGRPLEQVFQYQPEG, from the coding sequence GTGAGCAACCAGCTTCGCCGCCTGCGCTTTGAAGCAGGCGAGATGACCCAGCAGCAGCTGGCCCAGCAGGTGGGCGTCACCCGGCAGACCGTGATTGCCATTGAGGGCGGCAAGTATGCGCCGTCGCTGGAACTGGCCTTCAAGCTGGCTGCTGCGCTGGGCCGGCCACTGGAGCAGGTGTTCCAGTACCAACCTGAGGGCTAG
- the rpoB gene encoding DNA-directed RNA polymerase subunit beta, whose product MSLSKKGPRIERFGDIADVIPLPNLTEIQVNSFKAFLQDDKAPDARDYTGLQSAFKEVFPIDETEKGRSTGLVLDFLEYRLGEPPYTPEECREKDVTYQAPMYAKLQLIHKDSGLIKEDQVFLGDLPLMTEDGSFVINGADRVIISQIHRSPGVYFTSSYKGIKKMYTGAIIPMPKRGPWIELEFAGGVLEMKVNKRKFPVAMLLRVLGYDDASLRALFTEFEPDMELPEDKSAGMGADEALLRLFTVLRPGDPPKRDKAIQYLYGLLADPRRYDLGEPGRFKMNTKLGVNRPERTLLNFQDGKFTDAGLVDTIRYLMALQYGRETVGMVDADGVITDVPVAEDDIDHLGNRRVRTVGELLADQLRVGMGRMARGVRERMLLGNPDAATPTKLVNNRPIVAAMREFFGRSQLSQFKDQTNPLSDLRHKRRISALGPGGLTRERAGFDVRDVHRTHYGRICPIETPEGANIGLISSLASYAKVNDLGFIEAPYRKVEGGRVTDDVVYMTADIEDRYTVAQANSPLQPDGTFSDERVLARRKGDPLWYTPEEVDYMDVSPKQIVSINTSLIPFLEHDDANRALMGSNMQSQAVPLVRADSPAVGTGVERRVVTDSGTSVVSDVTGRVTYVDARVIQITLTEDAPAAGMNTGNVRTFELVRFTRSNQGTNLDQHPIVDVGDTVQAGQVIADGPASDLGRLALGQNITIAIMPFDGFNFEDAICISEGLVRKDFYTSVHIEKDEIEARDTKLGPEKITRDIPGLSEAALRDLDEDGIVRVGAEVKPGDILVGKTSFKGESEPTPEERLLRSIFGEKAREVKDTSLRVQSGQGGIVVKTVRFRRGDEGVDLKPGVREMVRVYVAQKRQLQVGDKVANRHGNKGVVSKIMAPEDMPYLEDGTPVDLVFNPLGVPSRMNLGQILETHLGEVARLTGQKFETPVFDSVTEATIKEMLEVAAAERIQARKDEGFELDKREQEVLDRAAKLGVIRDAQGDYEKAQMELSRTGKSVLYDGRTGEPISGPVVVGTMYVMKLYHMVEDKLHARSTGPYSLITQQPLGGKAQFGGQRFGEMEVWALEAYGAAHTLQEMLTIKSDDIDGRDAAYQSIVKGEEVSGSTIPESFKVLVKELHSLGLDVEVLDNGDRAVDIFEGMMPKR is encoded by the coding sequence ATGAGTTTGAGCAAAAAAGGGCCGCGTATTGAGCGGTTCGGTGACATCGCGGACGTCATTCCGCTGCCCAACCTGACCGAGATTCAGGTGAACTCCTTCAAGGCCTTCCTGCAGGACGACAAGGCGCCCGACGCCCGCGATTACACGGGTCTGCAGAGTGCCTTCAAGGAAGTCTTCCCGATTGACGAAACTGAAAAGGGCCGCTCCACGGGTCTCGTGCTGGATTTCCTGGAGTACCGTCTGGGCGAGCCACCTTACACGCCCGAAGAGTGCCGTGAAAAGGACGTCACCTACCAGGCGCCCATGTACGCCAAGCTGCAGCTGATTCACAAGGACAGCGGCCTGATCAAGGAAGATCAGGTGTTCCTGGGCGACCTGCCCCTGATGACCGAGGACGGCTCGTTTGTGATCAACGGCGCCGACCGCGTGATCATCTCGCAGATTCACCGTTCCCCCGGCGTGTACTTCACCAGCTCCTACAAGGGCATCAAGAAGATGTACACCGGCGCGATCATCCCCATGCCCAAGCGCGGCCCCTGGATCGAACTGGAGTTCGCGGGCGGCGTGCTGGAAATGAAGGTAAACAAGCGCAAGTTCCCCGTGGCCATGCTGCTGCGCGTGCTGGGCTACGACGACGCCAGCCTGCGTGCCCTGTTCACGGAATTTGAGCCGGACATGGAACTGCCCGAGGACAAGAGCGCGGGCATGGGCGCCGACGAGGCCCTGCTGCGCCTGTTCACGGTGCTGCGCCCCGGTGACCCGCCCAAGCGCGACAAGGCCATTCAGTACCTGTACGGCCTGCTGGCCGACCCCCGCCGCTACGACCTGGGCGAGCCCGGCCGCTTCAAGATGAACACCAAGCTGGGCGTGAACCGCCCCGAGCGCACCCTGCTGAACTTCCAGGACGGCAAGTTCACGGACGCCGGTCTGGTGGACACCATCCGCTACCTGATGGCGCTGCAGTACGGCCGCGAGACCGTGGGCATGGTGGACGCCGACGGCGTGATCACCGACGTGCCCGTGGCCGAGGACGACATTGACCACCTCGGCAACCGCCGCGTGCGCACCGTGGGCGAACTGCTCGCCGACCAGCTGCGCGTGGGCATGGGCCGCATGGCACGCGGCGTGCGCGAGCGCATGCTGCTGGGCAACCCCGACGCCGCGACCCCCACCAAGCTCGTGAACAACCGCCCCATCGTGGCGGCCATGCGCGAGTTCTTCGGCCGCAGCCAGCTCTCGCAGTTCAAGGACCAGACCAACCCCCTGTCGGACCTGCGCCACAAGCGCCGCATCTCTGCGCTGGGGCCGGGCGGTCTGACCCGCGAGCGCGCCGGCTTCGACGTGCGCGACGTGCACCGGACCCACTACGGCCGCATCTGCCCGATCGAAACGCCTGAAGGCGCCAACATCGGTCTGATTTCCTCGCTGGCCTCCTACGCCAAGGTGAACGACCTGGGCTTCATTGAAGCGCCCTACCGCAAGGTGGAGGGTGGCCGCGTGACTGACGACGTGGTCTATATGACCGCCGACATTGAAGACCGTTACACCGTGGCGCAGGCGAACAGCCCGCTCCAGCCGGACGGCACCTTCAGCGACGAGCGCGTGCTGGCCCGCCGCAAGGGTGATCCTTTGTGGTACACCCCCGAAGAAGTGGACTACATGGACGTGAGCCCCAAGCAGATCGTCTCGATCAACACGTCCCTGATTCCCTTCTTGGAGCACGACGACGCCAACCGCGCGCTCATGGGTTCCAACATGCAGTCGCAGGCCGTGCCGCTCGTGCGCGCCGACAGCCCCGCCGTGGGCACCGGTGTGGAGCGCCGCGTGGTGACCGACAGCGGCACCAGCGTCGTGAGTGACGTGACCGGCCGCGTGACCTACGTGGACGCCCGCGTGATTCAGATCACCCTGACCGAGGACGCCCCCGCCGCCGGCATGAACACCGGCAACGTGCGCACCTTCGAACTCGTGCGCTTCACCCGCTCCAACCAGGGCACCAACCTTGACCAGCACCCCATCGTGGACGTTGGCGACACGGTGCAGGCCGGGCAGGTCATCGCGGACGGTCCCGCCAGCGACCTCGGCCGCCTCGCGCTGGGCCAGAACATCACCATCGCCATCATGCCCTTCGACGGCTTCAACTTTGAAGACGCGATCTGCATCTCCGAAGGCCTGGTGCGCAAGGATTTCTACACCTCGGTCCACATTGAAAAGGACGAGATTGAAGCCCGCGACACCAAGCTGGGGCCGGAAAAGATCACCCGCGACATCCCCGGTCTGTCCGAAGCCGCGCTGCGCGACCTGGATGAAGACGGCATCGTGCGCGTGGGCGCTGAAGTCAAGCCCGGCGACATCCTGGTCGGCAAGACCAGCTTCAAGGGTGAGTCGGAACCCACCCCCGAAGAGCGTCTGCTGCGCAGCATCTTCGGCGAGAAGGCCCGTGAAGTGAAGGACACCTCGCTGCGCGTGCAGTCCGGCCAGGGCGGCATCGTGGTGAAGACCGTGCGCTTCCGCCGAGGCGACGAAGGCGTGGACCTGAAACCCGGCGTGCGTGAAATGGTGCGCGTGTACGTGGCCCAGAAGCGCCAGCTGCAGGTGGGTGACAAGGTGGCCAACCGCCACGGGAACAAGGGCGTGGTTTCCAAGATCATGGCCCCCGAGGACATGCCTTACCTGGAAGACGGCACCCCCGTCGACCTCGTGTTCAACCCCCTGGGTGTGCCCAGCCGCATGAACCTGGGCCAGATTCTGGAAACCCACCTGGGTGAAGTGGCGCGCCTGACGGGCCAGAAGTTCGAGACCCCCGTGTTCGACTCGGTCACCGAAGCGACCATCAAGGAAATGCTGGAAGTGGCCGCCGCCGAGCGTATCCAGGCCCGCAAGGACGAAGGCTTTGAGCTCGACAAGCGCGAACAGGAAGTGCTGGACCGCGCCGCCAAGCTGGGCGTCATCCGTGACGCGCAGGGCGACTACGAGAAAGCCCAGATGGAGCTGTCGCGCACCGGCAAGAGCGTGCTGTACGACGGCCGCACCGGCGAGCCCATTTCGGGCCCCGTGGTGGTCGGCACCATGTACGTGATGAAGCTGTACCACATGGTGGAAGACAAGCTGCACGCCCGCTCCACTGGCCCGTACAGCCTGATTACCCAGCAGCCGCTGGGCGGCAAGGCGCAGTTTGGTGGTCAGCGCTTCGGGGAAATGGAAGTGTGGGCGCTGGAAGCGTACGGCGCCGCGCACACCCTGCAGGAAATGCTGACGATCAAGTCCGACGACATTGACGGCCGTGACGCGGCTTACCAGAGCATCGTCAAGGGTGAGGAAGTGTCGGGCAGCACCATCCCCGAGTCCTTCAAGGTGCTCGTCAAGGAGCTGCACTCGCTGGGTCTGGACGTGGAAGTCCTCGACAACGGCGACCGCGCCGTGGACATCTTCGAAGGAATGATGCCCAAGCGCTAA